A DNA window from Parabacteroides johnsonii DSM 18315 contains the following coding sequences:
- a CDS encoding ATP-dependent Clp protease ATP-binding subunit, with protein sequence MKNNYSKRLMDVIEYSREEAARLQNSYIGPEHLMLGIIRDGEGKAVQTLRELNVDEWDIKRKIEQEIKNTIDAEDAVQHDIAISKTTERVLRMSMLESRLFKKDETGTEHLLLAILKEEFNVAAKVLNEAGVTYRSIYNYLISGTSLKRMDDFVGEEDAGHFEGISDGYTDDDEDEDEDFSSRRESPRSSSGAGSAQPKSPNDTPVLDNFGTDMTRAAAENRLDPIVGREKEIERLAQILSRRKKNNPVLIGEPGVGKSAIVEGLALRIIQRKVSRVLFDKRVISLDMASIVAGTKYRGQFEERIKAILNELSKNPNIILFIDEIHTIVGAGSASGSMDAANMLKPALARGEIQCIGATTLDEHRKNIEKDGALERRFQKVIVDPTTAEETLQILQNIKARYEEHHNVIYTPEALQACVKLTERYISDRNFPDKAIDALDEAGSRVHISNITVPKSIEELEAKIEATKTEKLAAVKSQNFELAASFRDKERQYLLQLEAAKAKWEQELQEHRETVDEDKVAEVVAMMSGVPVQRIAKAENLKLLEMAENLKKKVVGQDDAVQKIVKAIQRNRVGLKDPNKPIGTFMFLGPTGVGKTHLAKKLAEYLFDSADALVRIDMSEYLEKFAVSRLIGAPPGYVGYEEGGQLTEKVRRKPYSVVLLDEIEKAHPDVFNLLLQVLDEGRLTDSLGRRIDFKNTILIMTSNIGTRQLKDFGRGVGFSSQAAGEPDKDFSRSVIQKALNKAFAPEFLNRVDDIIMFDQLDKEAIHKIIDIELQGLYKRVASLGYSLELTDAAKDFVATKGYDIQFGARPLKRAIQKYLEDEMAEMIIRASVGEGDTIVVDFDKDKQEIVTNVKKSEPAAES encoded by the coding sequence ATGAAAAATAATTATTCAAAGAGATTAATGGACGTTATTGAATATAGCCGCGAAGAAGCTGCAAGGCTTCAGAACAGTTATATCGGACCGGAACACTTAATGCTTGGAATTATCCGCGACGGCGAAGGGAAAGCCGTGCAAACCCTGCGCGAACTAAATGTTGACGAATGGGATATTAAAAGAAAGATCGAACAAGAAATCAAGAATACAATTGATGCCGAAGATGCTGTCCAGCATGATATCGCGATCAGTAAAACAACCGAGCGTGTCCTGCGTATGAGTATGCTTGAATCCCGCTTGTTTAAAAAAGACGAAACGGGGACGGAACATCTGCTTTTGGCTATTCTGAAAGAAGAGTTTAATGTTGCGGCAAAAGTGCTGAACGAAGCGGGCGTAACGTATCGCAGTATATATAATTATCTGATAAGCGGTACAAGCTTGAAGCGTATGGATGATTTTGTCGGAGAAGAAGATGCCGGACATTTCGAAGGAATCAGCGATGGCTATACCGACGACGATGAAGATGAAGACGAAGATTTTTCTTCCCGCCGGGAGTCTCCCCGCTCCTCTTCCGGAGCCGGCTCCGCACAGCCCAAATCACCGAACGACACGCCTGTGTTGGACAACTTCGGTACGGATATGACGCGCGCGGCCGCTGAAAACCGTCTCGACCCGATTGTCGGACGTGAGAAGGAGATCGAACGCTTGGCTCAGATATTGAGCCGCCGCAAGAAGAACAATCCTGTCCTGATCGGTGAACCGGGTGTCGGCAAATCGGCGATTGTGGAAGGTCTGGCTCTGCGTATCATCCAGCGCAAAGTTTCCCGCGTTTTGTTCGACAAACGTGTGATCAGCCTGGATATGGCATCCATCGTGGCAGGTACCAAATATCGCGGGCAGTTTGAAGAGCGCATTAAAGCAATTCTGAACGAACTGTCGAAGAACCCGAACATCATCCTGTTTATCGATGAAATCCATACGATCGTCGGTGCAGGTTCAGCTTCCGGTTCAATGGATGCCGCCAATATGCTGAAGCCGGCCCTGGCCCGTGGAGAAATACAATGTATCGGTGCTACGACACTCGATGAACATCGTAAGAATATCGAGAAAGACGGAGCTTTGGAACGTCGTTTCCAGAAAGTGATCGTCGATCCGACAACAGCGGAAGAGACTTTGCAGATCCTGCAAAATATCAAGGCCCGCTACGAAGAACACCACAATGTGATCTATACGCCCGAAGCCCTGCAAGCTTGTGTGAAGTTGACAGAACGTTATATCAGCGACCGCAACTTCCCGGACAAAGCAATCGACGCATTGGATGAAGCCGGTTCCCGCGTACATATATCTAACATAACGGTTCCGAAGAGTATCGAAGAATTGGAAGCCAAGATCGAGGCGACCAAAACAGAGAAGCTCGCTGCCGTTAAGTCACAAAACTTCGAGCTGGCCGCCAGCTTCCGCGACAAGGAACGTCAGTACCTCTTGCAATTGGAAGCTGCAAAAGCCAAATGGGAACAGGAATTGCAGGAACATCGCGAAACGGTGGATGAAGATAAGGTGGCAGAAGTGGTAGCCATGATGTCAGGTGTACCTGTTCAGCGTATCGCAAAAGCAGAAAACCTGAAACTGCTTGAAATGGCGGAGAACCTGAAAAAGAAAGTGGTCGGCCAGGATGATGCCGTACAGAAGATCGTAAAAGCAATCCAGCGTAACCGCGTTGGATTGAAGGACCCGAACAAGCCGATCGGCACATTCATGTTCTTAGGGCCGACAGGTGTCGGTAAGACTCACTTGGCCAAAAAGTTGGCGGAATATCTGTTTGACTCGGCCGATGCTTTGGTCCGTATCGATATGAGCGAGTACCTCGAAAAGTTTGCGGTGTCTCGTCTGATCGGTGCACCTCCGGGATATGTTGGTTATGAAGAGGGTGGCCAGTTGACCGAGAAGGTTCGTCGTAAACCCTACTCTGTCGTCCTGTTGGATGAGATCGAGAAAGCGCATCCGGACGTGTTCAACCTGCTGCTGCAAGTTTTGGACGAAGGTCGTCTGACTGACAGCCTTGGCAGACGGATCGACTTTAAGAATACGATTCTGATCATGACGTCTAATATCGGTACGCGCCAGTTGAAAGACTTCGGTCGTGGTGTCGGTTTCAGTTCACAGGCTGCCGGCGAACCGGATAAGGATTTCTCCCGCAGCGTTATCCAGAAAGCACTGAATAAGGCATTCGCTCCGGAATTCTTGAACCGTGTCGACGATATCATCATGTTCGACCAACTGGATAAGGAAGCGATCCATAAGATCATTGACATCGAACTGCAAGGTCTTTACAAACGTGTGGCCAGTCTGGGTTATTCCCTGGAACTGACAGATGCCGCCAAAGATTTTGTTGCAACCAAAGGTTATGACATCCAGTTCGGTGCACGTCCGCTGAAACGTGCCATCCAGAAATATCTGGAAGACGAAATGGCAGAAATGATTATCCGTGCCTCTGTCGGAGAAGGAGATACGATCGTTGTCGACTTCGATAAGGACAAACAGGAGATTGTTACGAATGTAAAGAAAAGCGAGCCGGCTGCCGAGTCTTGA
- a CDS encoding substrate-binding domain-containing protein — MTFFRCLCLLLILCCCNSKPKTDGGTIRVSVLRGPSAIAFAHWMEETPVVDDKPLSVRIIDSPDLMQAALIKGEADIAVLPMISAANLYNKGIRYHLAGCPIWGTLYLVGRSDKGISGENKPVLHIFGAGTTPDILTRHYLRQHNTGYTLNYSFTTAQEIMQGLLAGKVDHAVLGEPFLSIALRKDSTLQILADLNRPDSVSSGFAQTAILYAPALKKSQKAIDSLLHLSCRFAVEQPEQAIRILEKEKIFASGMLTPESIERCKIDYRTASEAQENILRFLQLIGQYEPKALGGKMPDEKFYK; from the coding sequence ATGACATTCTTCAGATGCCTTTGCTTGCTACTTATTTTATGCTGTTGCAATAGTAAACCCAAAACAGACGGGGGAACGATACGTGTATCGGTTCTGCGTGGTCCCTCCGCCATTGCCTTTGCACACTGGATGGAAGAAACACCCGTCGTCGATGATAAGCCGTTATCCGTTCGGATAATCGATTCTCCCGACTTGATGCAGGCTGCCCTGATAAAAGGTGAAGCGGATATAGCCGTTTTGCCGATGATCAGCGCTGCCAACCTGTATAATAAAGGCATTCGGTATCATCTGGCAGGTTGTCCGATATGGGGTACTCTCTATTTGGTGGGTAGAAGCGATAAGGGTATATCCGGAGAGAATAAGCCGGTTTTACATATTTTCGGAGCCGGAACGACACCTGATATTCTTACCCGTCATTACCTCAGGCAACATAACACTGGTTATACGTTGAATTATTCATTTACTACCGCACAGGAGATCATGCAGGGGCTGTTGGCCGGAAAAGTCGACCATGCCGTTTTAGGAGAGCCGTTCTTGAGCATTGCGTTGCGGAAAGACAGCACACTGCAAATACTGGCAGACCTGAACAGGCCTGATTCAGTCTCTTCTGGATTTGCCCAGACTGCCATACTCTATGCACCCGCCTTAAAAAAGAGTCAAAAAGCGATAGACAGTCTTTTACATCTTTCATGTCGCTTTGCCGTGGAACAACCGGAACAGGCTATTCGTATATTGGAAAAAGAAAAGATTTTTGCATCCGGCATGTTGACGCCCGAAAGTATCGAACGCTGTAAAATCGACTACAGAACAGCATCCGAAGCCCAAGAAAATATACTTCGCTTCCTGCAACTGATCGGGCAATATGAACCTAAAGCATTGGGAGGAAAGATGCCCGACGAGAAATTCTATAAATGA
- a CDS encoding ATP-binding cassette domain-containing protein yields MKKSILIILSITILLLAWQLLAMLVRLPDLVPSVPRLLSTLAALFASGSFYQSVMATVLRGTIGMSISLMAAVGVSFLFYKCEWMYELFRPLLAIMRAIPVISFILLALIFLNAESIPLIIAFLTMFPLLTENLTKGIRSRRKELSIMARQFKIGRWNRLTQVTYPQLKPFLYSGLASALGFGWRAIIMGEVLAQCSPGIGGEMKQAQVFIAVPELIAWTVIAILISYLFDRGISWLAKRRFSIHYNKHCSKLPVPKGNCDIRVRDISYRYGSDKVLSHFSYTFEKGFIYGITAPSGTGKTTLLNLIGKILKPVQGEIETDCTTGVAYVFQEPELLSQLTIAENIALPLAACQTKEMALEQAVSMLQKMELEDFANRFPNELSFGQQQRVAIARALTYPSPLLLMDEPFKGLDEALSRRIIERIRERQGESGQTILFTSHNPEDLRLLADKTVRLDQTGR; encoded by the coding sequence ATGAAGAAAAGCATCCTTATCATCCTGTCGATAACAATCCTCTTGCTGGCCTGGCAACTGTTGGCTATGCTGGTCCGTTTGCCGGATTTGGTACCGTCCGTACCTCGCCTGCTGAGCACTCTCGCCGCACTTTTCGCATCCGGTTCATTCTATCAATCGGTTATGGCGACAGTGTTGCGCGGAACCATCGGGATGTCTATCTCGTTAATGGCGGCCGTAGGAGTCTCTTTCCTGTTCTACAAATGCGAGTGGATGTATGAACTTTTCCGTCCGTTACTGGCAATCATGCGGGCCATTCCGGTCATCTCATTTATACTTCTGGCTTTGATTTTCCTGAATGCGGAAAGTATTCCTCTGATCATCGCTTTCTTGACTATGTTCCCTCTCCTTACGGAAAACTTGACGAAAGGAATACGGAGCCGGCGGAAAGAGCTTTCGATAATGGCTCGCCAATTCAAGATCGGACGTTGGAACAGACTGACACAAGTGACCTACCCACAGTTGAAGCCATTCCTATACAGCGGTCTTGCATCTGCTTTGGGCTTTGGTTGGCGTGCTATCATTATGGGAGAGGTACTGGCGCAATGTTCGCCCGGTATTGGCGGGGAAATGAAACAGGCACAAGTTTTTATTGCCGTTCCCGAATTGATCGCATGGACAGTCATAGCCATCCTGATCAGCTACCTTTTTGATAGAGGGATCAGCTGGTTGGCGAAGCGACGATTCTCCATACATTATAACAAACATTGTAGCAAACTGCCTGTGCCAAAAGGGAATTGCGATATACGGGTTCGTGATATTTCATACCGGTATGGTTCGGATAAGGTCCTATCCCACTTCAGCTACACTTTCGAAAAAGGATTCATATATGGCATAACAGCTCCGTCGGGAACCGGCAAAACGACTTTGTTGAACTTGATAGGAAAGATTTTAAAGCCTGTACAAGGAGAAATAGAAACAGACTGTACAACCGGAGTAGCTTATGTATTCCAGGAACCGGAATTACTTAGCCAACTGACGATTGCTGAAAATATCGCTCTTCCCCTGGCCGCCTGCCAGACAAAAGAGATGGCTCTCGAACAGGCAGTCTCAATGTTACAAAAGATGGAGTTGGAAGATTTTGCGAACCGTTTCCCGAATGAACTGAGTTTCGGACAGCAGCAACGGGTTGCAATCGCACGTGCCTTGACTTATCCTTCCCCACTCCTGCTTATGGACGAACCTTTTAAAGGGTTGGACGAGGCTTTAAGCCGCCGTATTATCGAACGTATCCGTGAACGGCAGGGAGAAAGCGGACAGACGATTCTCTTCACTTCCCATAATCCCGAAGACCTGCGTTTGCTTGCAGATAAGACAGTTCGTTTGGATCAAACCGGTCGTTAA
- a CDS encoding PAS domain-containing sensor histidine kinase — MTSVFPNKKVLEQEYKDLSGLLSNIVDSVPMYLFVKDTGDEFRYVYSSPMMNQLYGQYMGDVVGRTDFELFSDPVVAQAFRDKDLEVLKTGKVQRFTEQMIDREGVLRFIDTMKMLVSREGKAPYLLGMSWDVTHQRQIEEQQQENNKRLALSCQAGKIYPWIWDVVNETAELSLTQNGEIVHTFISHESFTEKIHPDEQQMYRDVVNAFARGETDSLRLSFRCRYFSDEYVWLEKIGEVYEYDKDGKPSKAIGILRDITTDKQHEEDVRAKRLAEESDRMKSAFIANMSHEIRTPLNAIVGFSTLLAQADTEEEKQEYLRIIQSSNEFLLQLIGDILDISKIESGKLEFIYTSFRLNEIFQPQERAFSFRAEPGVRIIFETDGNDYYIESEKTRLTQVLTNFLSNAVKFTSSGSIRFGYRLTETGIYVYVTDTGSGIAKKHLSTVFDRFVKLDMFKQGTGLGLSICKTIISILKGEIGVESEEGKGSTFWFTIPCSLIKVS; from the coding sequence ATGACATCTGTCTTTCCTAACAAGAAAGTTCTTGAACAAGAATATAAGGATTTATCCGGTTTGCTTTCAAACATAGTGGACTCCGTGCCCATGTATCTCTTCGTTAAAGATACGGGTGATGAATTTCGTTATGTCTATTCCAGTCCGATGATGAATCAGTTATACGGGCAATATATGGGGGATGTAGTGGGAAGGACTGATTTCGAATTATTTTCCGATCCTGTTGTCGCACAAGCTTTTCGTGACAAGGATCTGGAAGTTCTGAAAACAGGGAAGGTACAACGCTTTACCGAGCAGATGATAGACCGGGAAGGCGTTCTGCGCTTCATCGATACGATGAAAATGTTGGTTTCCCGTGAAGGGAAAGCACCTTATCTATTGGGAATGTCCTGGGATGTCACCCATCAGCGACAGATCGAAGAGCAACAACAGGAAAATAACAAGCGTTTGGCTCTTTCCTGCCAGGCAGGAAAGATTTACCCCTGGATATGGGATGTGGTCAACGAGACTGCCGAACTTTCTTTAACTCAAAATGGTGAGATTGTCCATACTTTCATCAGCCACGAAAGTTTTACGGAAAAGATACATCCGGATGAACAGCAGATGTACCGGGATGTGGTGAACGCCTTTGCAAGAGGAGAGACCGATTCGCTTCGCCTGAGTTTTCGTTGCCGTTACTTTTCGGACGAATACGTATGGTTGGAAAAGATAGGGGAAGTTTACGAATATGACAAGGACGGCAAACCTTCCAAAGCGATCGGAATCTTGCGTGACATTACGACGGATAAACAACATGAGGAAGATGTCAGAGCTAAACGACTGGCCGAGGAAAGCGACCGGATGAAATCTGCTTTCATAGCCAACATGAGCCATGAAATCCGTACGCCGTTGAATGCCATCGTCGGCTTCTCAACTTTGTTGGCGCAGGCTGATACAGAGGAAGAAAAGCAGGAATACCTACGGATTATCCAATCAAGCAACGAATTTCTGTTGCAATTGATTGGAGATATTCTGGATATTTCCAAAATCGAATCGGGCAAACTGGAATTTATCTACACTTCTTTCCGTCTGAATGAAATCTTCCAACCTCAGGAAAGGGCCTTTTCTTTCAGGGCTGAACCAGGTGTCAGAATCATTTTTGAGACAGATGGCAACGATTATTATATTGAATCAGAAAAAACACGCCTGACACAGGTCTTGACCAATTTCCTGTCTAACGCTGTTAAGTTCACTTCTTCCGGCTCCATCCGTTTTGGATATAGACTTACGGAAACGGGGATTTATGTTTATGTAACGGATACGGGAAGCGGCATTGCAAAGAAGCACCTATCGACTGTCTTCGATCGCTTTGTCAAACTGGATATGTTCAAACAGGGAACAGGTCTCGGACTTTCTATTTGCAAGACGATTATTTCTATCTTGAAAGGGGAGATAGGAGTGGAATCGGAGGAAGGCAAGGGCTCTACTTTCTGGTTTACCATTCCTTGCTCACTGATAAAAGTCTCTTAA
- a CDS encoding Tex family protein, with product MVASFHTLISRILSIPAGQVERTIGLLGEGATIPFISRYRKEVTGGLDEVQIGNIKDQLDKLAELKKRKESILSSIEEQGKLTPELKKRIEDSWDSTEIEDLYLPYKPKRVTKAEIARKKGLEPLAKVVMMQNERDLSARVSAFVKGEVKNAEEALQGARDIIAEWVNENEEARNAVRNSFSHTAVITSKVVKGKEEEGAKYRDYFEFSEPLNRTSSHRLLALRRGEAEGILRVSISPDTAGCLDRLKRRFVKGRGEASDQVSTAVDDSFKRLLKPSIETEFANLSKAKADEEAIRVFAENLRQLLLAPPLGQKRVLGVDPGYRTGCKLVCLDAQGALLHNEAIYPHPPQNEKSKAAAKVAQLVATYAIDAIAIGNGTASRETEQFITNIRYDRKVQVFVVSENGASIYSASKIARDEFPEYDVTVRGAVSIGRRLMDPLAELVKIDPKSIGVGQYQHDVEQGALKKSLDQTVESCVNLVGVNVNTASKHLLTYISGLGPTLAQNIVDYRTEHGPFQSRRELMKVPRMGEKAFEQSAGFLRIQDGKNPLDNSAVHPESYPIVELMAKDLKCTVAELISNKDLKKKLDLKKYVTDKVGMPTLLDIMEELDKPGRDPRQAIQVFSFDPTVKTIEDLKEGQILPGIVTNITNFGCFVDVGIKENGLVHISELADRFVSDPTQVVSIHQHVKVKVVSVDLVRKRVGLSMKGI from the coding sequence ATGGTAGCATCATTTCATACGCTGATTTCCCGTATCCTGAGTATTCCCGCCGGACAGGTGGAACGAACTATCGGGCTGCTGGGAGAAGGAGCGACAATCCCCTTCATCAGCCGGTACCGCAAAGAGGTAACCGGAGGGCTGGATGAAGTCCAGATCGGCAACATCAAAGATCAGTTGGACAAGTTGGCCGAACTGAAGAAGAGAAAAGAAAGTATCTTATCCTCCATAGAAGAACAAGGCAAACTGACTCCCGAACTGAAAAAGAGGATTGAGGATTCGTGGGACAGTACCGAAATAGAAGACCTCTATCTCCCCTACAAGCCTAAACGGGTCACCAAAGCAGAGATCGCCCGCAAGAAAGGGCTCGAACCTCTTGCCAAAGTTGTGATGATGCAGAACGAAAGAGATTTGTCAGCTCGTGTGTCAGCCTTCGTCAAAGGAGAAGTGAAGAACGCGGAAGAAGCGTTGCAAGGGGCGCGTGACATCATTGCCGAATGGGTGAATGAGAACGAAGAGGCCCGTAACGCCGTCCGGAATTCTTTTTCACACACGGCGGTTATCACGTCCAAAGTCGTCAAAGGGAAAGAGGAAGAGGGAGCCAAGTACCGCGATTATTTCGAATTCAGCGAACCTTTGAACCGAACGAGTTCACACCGCTTGTTAGCCCTGCGCCGAGGGGAAGCGGAAGGTATTTTGCGTGTAAGCATTTCTCCCGATACGGCGGGTTGCCTGGACCGTCTGAAACGCCGCTTCGTGAAAGGACGGGGAGAAGCTTCCGACCAGGTATCGACAGCCGTAGACGACTCTTTCAAGCGCCTGTTGAAACCTTCCATCGAAACTGAATTTGCTAATCTGAGCAAGGCGAAAGCCGATGAAGAAGCGATCCGTGTATTTGCCGAGAACCTGCGTCAGCTGTTACTGGCTCCACCCTTGGGGCAGAAACGCGTGTTGGGGGTCGATCCCGGTTACCGTACCGGTTGCAAGCTGGTTTGCCTCGATGCGCAGGGAGCATTGTTGCATAACGAAGCGATCTACCCCCACCCGCCCCAGAACGAAAAAAGCAAAGCGGCTGCCAAAGTGGCACAACTGGTAGCCACATACGCTATTGATGCCATCGCTATCGGGAATGGGACGGCAAGCCGTGAAACAGAACAGTTCATTACCAATATCCGCTACGACCGCAAAGTACAAGTGTTCGTGGTCAGCGAGAACGGAGCGTCCATCTATTCCGCATCCAAGATCGCCCGCGACGAGTTCCCCGAATATGACGTGACAGTCCGTGGTGCCGTCAGTATCGGCCGCCGCCTGATGGATCCGCTTGCAGAGTTGGTTAAGATCGACCCGAAAAGCATTGGTGTCGGGCAATACCAGCATGACGTCGAGCAGGGTGCTTTGAAAAAGAGCCTCGACCAGACGGTGGAAAGCTGCGTAAACTTAGTGGGGGTGAATGTCAATACGGCAAGCAAACATTTGCTTACTTATATTTCCGGACTTGGTCCGACGCTGGCCCAGAACATTGTTGATTACCGTACCGAACACGGCCCTTTCCAATCCCGCCGCGAACTGATGAAAGTGCCTCGTATGGGAGAAAAAGCTTTTGAACAAAGCGCGGGTTTCCTTCGCATTCAGGATGGCAAGAATCCATTGGACAACTCGGCCGTCCATCCGGAAAGTTATCCGATCGTCGAACTGATGGCAAAGGACTTGAAATGTACCGTCGCCGAACTGATCAGCAATAAAGACCTGAAGAAAAAGCTTGACTTGAAAAAGTATGTCACAGATAAAGTCGGAATGCCGACATTGTTGGATATTATGGAAGAACTGGACAAGCCGGGACGTGACCCCCGCCAAGCCATCCAGGTATTTTCTTTCGATCCGACAGTCAAAACGATCGAAGACCTGAAAGAAGGGCAGATCCTGCCGGGTATCGTCACCAATATAACGAATTTCGGCTGTTTTGTCGATGTCGGCATCAAGGAGAACGGCCTGGTTCATATTTCCGAATTGGCAGACCGTTTCGTCAGCGATCCGACACAAGTAGTCTCGATCCATCAGCATGTGAAAGTAAAAGTGGTAAGCGTTGACCTCGTTCGCAAGCGGGTCGGGCTTTCAATGAAAGGGATATAA
- the ybaK gene encoding Cys-tRNA(Pro) deacylase produces the protein MKINKTNVARLLDKAKVAYQLVPYEVDENDLSATHVADQLGENVAQVFKTLVLHGDKSGYFVCVIPGADEVDLKKAAKVSGNKSCEMIPVKELLPLTGYIRGGCSPIGMKKHFPTYIHHTAGQFDHIYVSAGQRGLQICLAPGDLIREARAEIADIIKNDE, from the coding sequence ATGAAAATTAACAAAACAAACGTAGCACGCCTGCTGGACAAGGCCAAAGTGGCTTACCAGCTGGTTCCTTATGAAGTAGATGAAAACGATCTGAGCGCGACACACGTTGCCGACCAGTTAGGCGAGAATGTCGCGCAGGTATTCAAGACGCTTGTTCTGCACGGTGACAAAAGCGGGTATTTCGTATGTGTCATCCCCGGTGCCGACGAGGTCGATCTTAAAAAGGCCGCCAAAGTCTCCGGCAACAAAAGTTGTGAAATGATCCCGGTCAAGGAACTCCTGCCTCTCACCGGCTACATCCGTGGCGGCTGCTCCCCTATCGGCATGAAAAAGCATTTCCCAACCTACATCCACCACACAGCCGGACAGTTCGACCATATTTATGTAAGTGCCGGACAACGGGGTTTGCAGATATGCCTCGCACCGGGAGATTTGATCCGGGAGGCACGGGCGGAAATTGCAGATATCATAAAGAATGATGAGTGA
- a CDS encoding lipocalin-like domain-containing protein, with product MVRNILIAFCVILLASCSKDTGSKLFGKWQLQKVETSGDVQNVDTVYFNFEHSLFMYQVYVTEIDSFRHQYGYNTLEGEKTLLLELENDPTPISKFLPYTDWDSAKQTYTIEKLESKQLILSREGKTYTFRKF from the coding sequence ATGGTTAGAAATATATTGATAGCGTTTTGTGTGATCCTGCTTGCCTCATGCAGCAAGGATACCGGGTCCAAACTGTTCGGTAAATGGCAATTACAGAAGGTAGAAACAAGTGGGGACGTGCAGAATGTCGACACGGTTTATTTTAATTTTGAACATTCTTTGTTTATGTACCAAGTGTATGTTACGGAAATCGATTCTTTCCGCCATCAATATGGCTATAATACGTTGGAAGGAGAAAAAACATTGTTGTTGGAATTAGAGAACGATCCGACCCCGATCAGTAAATTTCTGCCCTATACCGATTGGGATTCAGCCAAACAAACTTACACGATCGAAAAGCTTGAATCCAAACAATTAATCTTAAGTCGCGAGGGAAAAACGTATACATTCCGGAAGTTCTAA
- a CDS encoding glycoside hydrolase family 43 protein, whose amino-acid sequence MRQMKQFVILLSAVFTFSSCVHKAQKEQQEKSIVHTNPLPVQFGDPYVLLASDGIYYMYGTGGGAVDGFSVYSSPDMVNWKAEGQVFRGNIPGSWGVANFWAPEVYERGGKFYMLYSADWKENPTNELENFRIGVAVADKPTGPFKELSDKPLFDPGYPVIDGNLIDDEDGRTYLYYSRCCYKHPVESEIAEQAKKDGKFDEIEESWIYGIEVKPDLTEVIGEPVLLLRPPVKLDDTQSEWESRSVTSGEINRRWTEGPYTMKKGDTYYMMYSANYYKGKNYAVGYATAKNPLGPFVKSNDNPVLQKNVEQGGIVTGTGHNSVTWSKDGKQMYCVYHGYTQKTGSERVVFIDKMGIDENGKLYVEGPTAE is encoded by the coding sequence ATGAGACAAATGAAACAATTTGTAATACTGCTTTCAGCAGTATTTACTTTTTCTTCCTGCGTACACAAAGCGCAGAAGGAACAACAGGAAAAGAGTATCGTGCATACCAATCCCCTCCCCGTACAGTTTGGTGATCCGTATGTATTGCTGGCTTCGGACGGCATATACTATATGTATGGAACAGGTGGAGGTGCTGTCGATGGCTTCAGTGTGTATTCCTCCCCTGACATGGTAAACTGGAAAGCCGAAGGGCAGGTATTCCGGGGTAACATTCCGGGATCATGGGGAGTCGCCAACTTTTGGGCTCCGGAGGTGTATGAACGGGGTGGAAAGTTCTATATGCTATACAGTGCCGACTGGAAAGAAAATCCGACTAACGAATTGGAAAATTTTCGTATTGGAGTGGCCGTTGCAGACAAACCGACAGGGCCTTTCAAGGAATTATCCGACAAACCTTTATTCGATCCGGGCTATCCGGTTATCGATGGAAACTTGATCGATGACGAGGATGGACGGACCTATCTGTATTATTCCCGTTGTTGTTACAAACATCCGGTGGAAAGCGAAATTGCCGAACAGGCTAAAAAGGACGGGAAATTCGACGAGATAGAGGAAAGCTGGATATATGGTATTGAGGTAAAACCGGATTTGACAGAGGTGATCGGCGAGCCGGTCCTGCTGCTCAGACCGCCTGTAAAGCTGGACGACACGCAATCCGAATGGGAAAGCCGCTCCGTAACATCCGGCGAGATCAACCGCCGTTGGACGGAAGGGCCTTACACAATGAAAAAGGGAGATACTTACTATATGATGTATTCGGCCAATTATTATAAAGGAAAGAATTATGCTGTCGGCTATGCAACGGCAAAAAATCCGCTCGGTCCGTTTGTCAAATCAAACGACAATCCTGTGCTACAAAAGAACGTGGAGCAGGGAGGCATCGTTACCGGTACGGGGCACAACAGCGTGACCTGGTCAAAAGACGGCAAGCAGATGTATTGTGTTTATCATGGTTACACACAGAAAACTGGAAGCGAGCGGGTTGTCTTTATCGACAAAATGGGAATCGATGAGAACGGCAAGCTGTATGTGGAAGGGCCAACTGCGGAATAA